A genomic window from Ruminiclostridium cellulolyticum H10 includes:
- a CDS encoding ABC transporter permease, translated as MKEKALYSPLEMLVLLMKYAKLSIKSILEYKFDRVFITIAIFCREMISVVVMFLILTRFVRIKGWEYNQMFFLYSFLFLSYSVFVLFFAGMRDFDNMIYSGEFDRFLTRPLGLMYQIIASKIDLSAALGHGIVGIILFVNTAFSVGINWNIKNIIYYIVILLTGAVIQASIFLFSACFSFWTYKVDNLRNLIFFNARRISGYPLSFYPGIIQKLLMFVVPFAFVNFFPAQYFLRKSEMSSYWNGFLYMTPVVAVIMFLLVYAFWKKGVSRYSSTGTAMN; from the coding sequence ATGAAAGAGAAAGCGTTATACAGTCCGCTTGAAATGTTAGTCCTGTTAATGAAGTATGCAAAGCTAAGCATAAAGTCAATTTTAGAATATAAATTTGACAGAGTTTTTATCACAATAGCAATTTTTTGCAGGGAAATGATAAGCGTCGTTGTTATGTTTCTTATACTCACAAGATTTGTCCGGATAAAGGGCTGGGAATATAACCAGATGTTCTTCCTGTACAGCTTCCTGTTTTTATCTTACAGTGTGTTTGTATTGTTCTTCGCAGGTATGAGAGATTTTGACAATATGATTTATTCAGGGGAGTTTGACAGGTTTCTGACCAGGCCTCTTGGGCTCATGTACCAAATAATTGCGTCAAAGATAGATTTAAGTGCAGCTCTCGGCCATGGAATAGTAGGAATAATCCTGTTTGTAAATACTGCATTTTCAGTAGGTATAAACTGGAATATAAAGAACATTATTTACTACATAGTCATATTACTAACAGGAGCAGTCATACAGGCATCTATATTCCTGTTTTCCGCCTGCTTTAGTTTCTGGACATACAAGGTTGATAATCTGAGAAACCTAATATTCTTTAATGCTAGAAGAATTTCCGGCTACCCGTTGAGCTTTTATCCGGGTATCATACAAAAGCTGCTCATGTTTGTAGTTCCCTTTGCTTTTGTAAATTTTTTTCCGGCACAATATTTCTTAAGAAAAAGCGAAATGTCTTCATACTGGAACGGTTTTCTCTACATGACTCCAGTGGTTGCCGTAATAATGTTTCTGCTTGTATATGCATTTTGGAAAAAAGGTGTCAGCCGCTATTCCAGTACAGGTACCGCTATGAATTAA
- a CDS encoding ABC transporter permease, whose amino-acid sequence MRAYVEFAKKAFQNNIAYRADCVAGIINAIIMIFVNICVWKAIYEDEQAVAGVQFKMLITYVVLAFLMQCIYAMDEYRIENKVRSGSIGLDLLKPINFSGYTFSYNVGILIFRVVMQLTPALIISIFLFKMLPPFSLTMFALFLVSMILGYLVLYCLNFIVWISSFWFYWTFSLVTIKDAAVMILSGALLPLWFMPQAMVDFINLTPFASIYYVPITIYLGQMPMEEIAFALIKQLIWALGLFIIGRLLWRSALKKLVVQGG is encoded by the coding sequence ATGAGAGCCTATGTGGAGTTCGCTAAAAAAGCATTCCAGAATAATATTGCATACAGGGCAGATTGTGTAGCAGGTATTATAAATGCCATAATCATGATATTTGTCAACATATGTGTCTGGAAAGCAATCTATGAGGACGAACAAGCTGTAGCCGGTGTGCAGTTCAAAATGCTGATAACCTATGTAGTTCTTGCCTTTCTGATGCAATGTATTTATGCTATGGATGAATACCGAATTGAAAACAAGGTACGATCGGGCTCTATAGGATTGGATTTACTCAAGCCTATTAATTTCAGCGGCTATACTTTTTCATATAATGTAGGTATCTTGATTTTCAGGGTTGTTATGCAACTTACACCCGCACTAATCATATCCATATTTCTATTTAAAATGCTTCCGCCTTTTTCGTTAACAATGTTCGCACTTTTTTTGGTTAGTATGATTTTAGGTTACCTTGTATTGTACTGCTTGAACTTCATAGTATGGATAAGCTCATTCTGGTTCTATTGGACTTTCAGCCTTGTAACAATAAAGGACGCAGCGGTAATGATATTGTCAGGGGCACTGCTTCCTCTGTGGTTTATGCCCCAGGCAATGGTGGATTTTATTAATCTTACTCCCTTTGCTTCCATATATTATGTACCCATTACTATTTATCTGGGACAAATGCCAATGGAGGAAATAGCTTTTGCACTTATAAAACAGCTTATATGGGCACTGGGCTTGTTTATAATAGGCAGGCTCCTATGGAGGTCAGCATTGAAAAAATTGGTTGTACAGGGGGGATAG
- a CDS encoding ABC transporter ATP-binding protein, with translation MPFIEVNNLVKDYKLNVRKKGLLGSIQSLLVPEYKMKRAVDNISFSINKGEMVGFIGPNGAGKSTTVKMLTGILVPTSGSISIDGLCPYKERKRNAMRLGVVFGQRTQLWWDLPVIDTFELLKYIYKIPDAKYKQNMELFNELLEINQFISQPVRQLSLGQRMRADIAAALLHDPEIIFFDEPTIGLDVIAKEKVREFIRYINKEKGTTMLFTTHDMQDIEKTCQRMIIIDQGLTIYDGTVEEIKEKYGTNRTLQVDFSENVEKINIPGIQVIEEKGSKKIFKFRKDEIQISSLINELTQRYSIVDLTVQEPEIEGIIREIYQGGIKFDESLCGVR, from the coding sequence ATTATAAACTCAATGTAAGGAAGAAAGGGTTATTAGGTTCAATTCAAAGTCTGCTTGTTCCTGAGTACAAAATGAAGCGTGCTGTTGATAATATCAGTTTTTCCATTAACAAAGGTGAAATGGTAGGTTTCATTGGCCCCAATGGTGCCGGAAAATCTACAACCGTAAAAATGTTAACAGGAATACTGGTACCCACTTCAGGATCTATCTCTATTGACGGTTTATGTCCCTACAAGGAAAGAAAAAGGAATGCTATGCGCCTTGGAGTAGTTTTTGGCCAGAGGACCCAACTGTGGTGGGATTTGCCGGTAATTGATACCTTTGAACTTCTTAAATATATCTACAAAATTCCTGATGCTAAATACAAACAAAATATGGAGCTATTTAATGAATTGCTTGAAATCAATCAATTCATAAGTCAACCTGTAAGACAGCTAAGTCTCGGACAAAGAATGAGAGCGGATATTGCAGCTGCTTTGCTTCATGACCCCGAAATCATATTTTTTGATGAACCGACCATAGGACTTGACGTTATCGCAAAAGAAAAGGTAAGAGAGTTTATCAGGTATATCAACAAAGAAAAAGGCACGACCATGCTCTTTACTACTCATGACATGCAAGATATTGAAAAGACCTGCCAGAGAATGATAATCATTGACCAAGGTTTAACAATATATGATGGCACTGTAGAAGAAATAAAAGAAAAGTACGGCACCAACAGAACCCTACAGGTAGATTTTTCTGAGAATGTTGAAAAAATAAATATACCCGGAATACAGGTAATTGAAGAGAAGGGAAGCAAAAAGATATTTAAATTCCGTAAGGATGAAATCCAGATATCCAGTCTTATAAATGAATTAACTCAAAGATATTCTATTGTGGACCTGACAGTTCAAGAACCTGAAATTGAAGGGATAATCAGGGAAATCTATCAGGGGGGGATTAAGTTCGATGAGAGCCTATGTGGAGTTCGCTAA